A portion of the Nitrospira sp. genome contains these proteins:
- the tilS gene encoding tRNA lysidine(34) synthetase TilS — protein MTGSQSELHHPLHKQVARAIRARRLLQPGQKVLVAVSGGPDSVALLSILHQLAPAWNFSLTVVHCNYGLRGAESDGDASFVAALCRRLELPCHIRRLTVDRSGTGESSSLQARARESRYRLFRDVVAELGADRVALGHTADDQAETVLLRMLRGAGLRGLAGMPHIRESLFVRPLLSRSRQEILAYLQAVGLSYRTDSSNAKSIYLRNRVRHELLPVMQSLAPAAARILARQADLLRDDDRLLDALAAHRLERTIRSRDSATIVLDRTVLLKQPPALQRRILRQAIQAVAPSTGAPRSDVLLSMLASLASHSGGIWNAGAATVACEQDQVRLTAVSPVAPTGGTVLQPIHTASVPDVVTIAALPSAVSWPLTGAVIRLRAVTRERGLVLLEKPSSSVALLDADRLSWPLTIRPWRHGDWFFPTGMAGRRKKLQDYFTDAKLGRSMRERIPLVLSGEGIAWIVGQRVDARFAATGSTIRFVLARVTQPLRRKGVS, from the coding sequence TCCGGGGGGCCGGACTCGGTGGCGCTGCTCTCCATTCTGCACCAGCTTGCACCGGCCTGGAATTTTTCGCTGACCGTCGTCCATTGCAACTACGGGTTGCGGGGCGCCGAATCCGACGGGGATGCCTCGTTTGTCGCGGCACTCTGCCGTCGCCTCGAACTTCCGTGTCATATCAGACGGCTCACGGTAGACCGCAGTGGAACAGGGGAGTCGAGCTCATTGCAGGCGCGAGCCCGGGAGTCTCGCTATCGGCTGTTTCGTGACGTGGTGGCCGAACTCGGCGCAGATCGTGTGGCGCTCGGGCATACGGCGGATGACCAGGCCGAAACCGTGCTCTTGCGGATGTTGCGCGGGGCCGGTTTGCGAGGATTGGCCGGCATGCCGCATATCCGGGAGAGCCTATTCGTTCGGCCGCTCCTCAGTCGTTCGCGTCAGGAGATCCTGGCCTATCTCCAGGCCGTGGGATTGTCCTATCGGACCGACTCCAGCAACGCCAAATCGATCTATCTTCGCAATCGTGTCCGGCACGAATTGCTCCCGGTGATGCAGTCGTTAGCCCCGGCTGCAGCCCGGATCCTGGCGCGCCAGGCTGATCTCCTACGGGACGATGATCGGCTGCTGGATGCGTTGGCCGCACACCGTCTCGAGCGGACCATTCGGAGCCGCGATTCGGCTACGATCGTGCTCGATCGTACAGTGTTGCTCAAACAGCCGCCGGCCCTACAGCGCCGGATTCTCCGTCAGGCGATCCAGGCGGTGGCGCCGTCAACCGGCGCGCCGCGAAGCGATGTCCTGCTGTCGATGTTGGCATCACTGGCCTCACATTCGGGAGGCATCTGGAACGCGGGTGCTGCGACGGTGGCCTGCGAACAGGATCAGGTGAGGTTGACGGCGGTCTCCCCAGTGGCTCCGACGGGTGGGACAGTTCTTCAACCGATTCATACGGCTTCAGTCCCCGATGTTGTGACGATAGCCGCTCTCCCTTCGGCCGTTTCCTGGCCATTGACGGGAGCGGTGATTCGTCTGCGCGCGGTGACGCGCGAGCGGGGATTGGTCCTCCTGGAGAAGCCATCGTCTTCCGTGGCTCTGCTGGATGCCGACCGATTGTCGTGGCCGCTGACGATTCGCCCCTGGCGCCACGGGGATTGGTTTTTTCCGACCGGCATGGCGGGGCGACGAAAGAAATTGCAAGATTACTTCACAGATGCAAAACTGGGTCGGTCTATGCGAGAACGGATCCCACTGGTGTTGTCGGGTGAGGGCATCGCCTGGATCGTCGGGCAGCGGGTCGATGCCCGGTTTGCCGCCACCGGTTCGACCATCCGATTTGTCCTGGCCCGTGTCACGCAGCCTCTACGCCGGAAAGGAGTCTCCTAG
- the hpt gene encoding hypoxanthine phosphoribosyltransferase, protein MERIFGRPIVTQEQMRTRIRELGRQIASDYAGKDLVLVGVLKGAYAFYADLARAIRIPMRVEFIVVTSYGAGKKSSGKVKLVSDLTEPIAGKDVLLVEDIVDSGLTVQYLMKTLSRRKPRSLKVCTLLSKPDRRTVEVDLEYVGFKIPNKFVVGYGLDYRQEYRNLPYLAALDQGDEQEQESA, encoded by the coding sequence ATGGAACGCATTTTTGGTCGCCCCATTGTGACGCAAGAGCAGATGCGGACTCGCATCCGTGAACTCGGCCGGCAAATTGCGTCTGATTATGCCGGAAAAGATCTCGTGCTGGTCGGGGTGCTCAAGGGCGCATATGCCTTCTATGCCGATCTGGCGCGGGCCATCCGGATTCCGATGCGGGTGGAGTTTATCGTGGTGACCAGTTATGGCGCCGGCAAGAAAAGTTCCGGCAAGGTCAAGCTGGTGTCGGACCTGACCGAGCCCATTGCGGGCAAAGACGTGTTGCTGGTGGAGGATATCGTCGATTCCGGCCTGACGGTGCAATATCTCATGAAGACATTATCCCGTCGAAAGCCCCGATCGTTGAAGGTCTGCACGCTGCTGAGCAAGCCCGATCGTCGAACCGTCGAGGTGGATCTCGAGTACGTGGGATTCAAGATCCCGAATAAATTTGTGGTCGGGTACGGCCTCGACTATCGGCAGGAGTATCGCAACCTGCCGTACCTTGCGGCGCTCGATCAGGGGGATGAACAGGAGCAGGAGTCTGCATGA
- a CDS encoding ATP-dependent metallopeptidase FtsH/Yme1/Tma family protein, whose translation MNSRVKNLLFWVVVGLFMILLFNLFSVPTHAPEDEVIFSDFMAKLDKGEVMKVTIKANHISAILKDQSRIRTYTAEYPELVKHLREKDVQIEARPPDESPWYITFLVTWGPFILFLGLWFFLMRQMQIGGNKALSFGKSRARMLTEERKKVTFSDVAGIEEAKEEVLEIIEFLKDPRKFQKLGGRIPKGVLIVGPPGTGKTLLAKAIAGEAGVPFFSISGSDFVEMFVGVGASRVRDLFEQGKKHAPCIIFIDEIDAVGRLRGAGLGGGHDEREQTLNQLLVEMDGFDTTEGVILIAATNRPDVLDPALLRPGRFDRQVVVNRPDLRGRSEILKVHTKKVPLAADVELEKIARGTPGFSGADLENLVNEAALWAARWNKKEVELIDFEMAKDKVLMGAERKSMVLSDEEKRTTAYHEAGHALMAKLLPGTDPVHKVTIIPRGRALGVTMQLPTDDRHNYSKDFLYNNLAILMGGRVAEELVLHDVTTGAGNDLERATDLARKMVCEWGMSEKLGPLTFGRKEEEVFLGREMGSKRDFSEQVALEIDHEVRRLVTENYERAKRILTDNMTSLKALAEALLEKEVLDALEIDQILIQGSSSQTVPA comes from the coding sequence ATGAATTCACGTGTAAAGAATTTGCTGTTCTGGGTCGTAGTCGGCCTCTTCATGATTTTGCTGTTCAACCTGTTCAGCGTGCCGACTCACGCGCCGGAAGATGAAGTCATATTCAGCGATTTCATGGCCAAGCTCGACAAGGGCGAGGTCATGAAGGTGACGATCAAGGCCAACCACATCAGCGCAATTTTAAAGGACCAAAGCCGGATCCGGACCTACACGGCCGAGTATCCTGAATTGGTCAAGCACTTGCGTGAGAAGGATGTCCAGATCGAAGCCCGGCCCCCTGACGAGAGCCCCTGGTACATCACCTTCCTGGTGACGTGGGGACCCTTTATCCTTTTCCTCGGTCTCTGGTTCTTCCTCATGCGCCAGATGCAGATCGGGGGAAATAAAGCACTCTCGTTCGGAAAGAGTCGCGCGCGCATGCTGACCGAAGAGCGCAAAAAGGTGACGTTCTCCGATGTCGCCGGTATTGAAGAAGCGAAGGAAGAAGTCCTTGAGATCATTGAGTTCTTAAAGGATCCCAGAAAATTTCAAAAATTGGGCGGGCGCATTCCGAAAGGTGTCCTGATTGTCGGTCCTCCGGGAACTGGAAAGACGTTATTGGCGAAGGCCATTGCCGGCGAGGCAGGCGTTCCGTTCTTCAGTATCAGCGGATCGGACTTTGTGGAAATGTTTGTCGGGGTCGGTGCTTCCAGAGTCCGAGATCTCTTCGAGCAGGGGAAGAAACATGCTCCCTGCATCATCTTCATCGACGAAATCGATGCGGTCGGTCGTTTGCGTGGCGCCGGTCTCGGTGGCGGCCACGATGAACGCGAGCAGACGCTCAACCAGCTGCTGGTCGAGATGGATGGGTTCGACACGACGGAAGGCGTCATTCTGATTGCCGCCACGAACCGTCCTGACGTGCTTGATCCGGCGTTGCTGCGCCCGGGCCGTTTCGACCGCCAGGTCGTGGTCAACCGGCCGGACTTGCGAGGCCGCTCGGAGATTCTGAAAGTCCACACCAAGAAGGTGCCGCTGGCTGCCGACGTGGAATTGGAGAAGATTGCGCGGGGCACGCCCGGATTCTCCGGCGCCGACCTGGAAAATCTGGTCAACGAAGCGGCGCTGTGGGCGGCGCGCTGGAACAAGAAAGAAGTCGAGCTGATCGACTTCGAAATGGCGAAAGACAAGGTGCTGATGGGGGCCGAGCGCAAGAGCATGGTGCTCAGCGACGAAGAGAAGCGCACTACGGCCTATCATGAAGCCGGTCACGCACTGATGGCCAAGTTGCTGCCGGGGACGGATCCCGTTCACAAGGTCACGATCATCCCCCGTGGGCGGGCGCTCGGTGTGACGATGCAGCTTCCCACCGACGATCGCCATAATTACTCGAAGGATTTTCTGTACAACAATCTCGCCATTCTCATGGGCGGTCGTGTGGCTGAAGAATTGGTGCTACACGATGTGACGACCGGGGCAGGGAATGATTTGGAGCGGGCCACAGACCTCGCCAGAAAAATGGTGTGTGAATGGGGCATGAGTGAAAAGTTAGGACCTCTGACGTTCGGCAGGAAAGAAGAGGAAGTATTCCTCGGCCGTGAGATGGGGTCGAAGCGTGATTTTAGCGAACAGGTTGCGCTCGAAATCGATCACGAAGTCAGACGTCTGGTTACGGAAAATTATGAACGTGCGAAGCGCATTTTGACCGATAATATGACGAGCCTGAAGGCGCTTGCTGAGGCGTTGTTGGAAAAAGAAGTGCTGGACGCGTTGGAGATCGATCAGATCCTCATTCAAGGATCCTCGTCGCAGACGGTTCCCGCCTAA